Proteins co-encoded in one Stomoxys calcitrans chromosome 5, idStoCalc2.1, whole genome shotgun sequence genomic window:
- the LOC106092257 gene encoding uridine-cytidine kinase-like 1: MAASNTTSQNRQIKFYNPSSSASSDSDDRGDLVEQLTVDPNCGNIEFYGCPASPTTVPAKNPQCLDSPARTGPPRRRQRTTSMNNQVTTANPSECVIRSNNRTIYTAGRPPWYNCAGQQVEPFVIGICGGSASGKTTVAQKIIESLDVPWVTLLSMDCFYKVLNEKQRLQALGNEYNFDHPDAFDMDLLLEVMKKLKEGRKVEVPVYNFVTHSREANTKTMYGANVIIFEGILVFHSLEILKLMDMKIFVDTDPDIRLARRLKRDISQRGRDLKGVLKQYLNMVKPSYANYIAPTMAHADIIVPRGGENKVAIHLIVQHVHTQLQLRGFKLREALANSYNDQPMPNSLHLLPATPQIKGLHTFIRCKNTSRDEFIFYSKRLIRLVIEYALSLFPFKDAVVETPQGVLYEGKRMDSYKICGVSILRAGETMEQAICDVCKDIRIGKILIQTNKETEEPELYYLRLPKDIREYKVILMDATVATGAAAMMAIRVLLDHDVKEENIMLASLLMAEIGVHSIAYAFPKVKIVTSALDPEINDKFYVIPGIGNFGDRYFGTEPSEDFY; the protein is encoded by the exons ATGGCTGCATCTAACACAACTTCTCAGAATAGGCAAATAAAATTCTACAACCCCTCAAGTTCTGCGAGTTCTGATAG TGACGATCGAGGTGATTTGGTTGAACAGCTAACTGTTGATCCCAATTGTggaaatattgaattttatggATGCCCAGCTTcgccaacaactgtaccagcAAAAAATCCACAATGTTTGGATTCACCAGCACGCACAGGTCCGCCGCGAAGAAGGCAACGGACGACATCGATGAATAATCAAGTGACAACCGCAAATCCCTCTGAGTGTGTAATTCGTTCAAATAACCGTACTATTTATACAGCAGGCCGCCCTCCTTGGTACAATTGTGCAGGGCAGCAAGTAGAACCGTTTGTAATTG gtatttgtggTGGAAGCGCATCCGGGAAAACAACTGTAGCTCAAAAAATTATAGAATCCCTTGACGTGCCTTGGGTTACTTTGCTTTCAATGGATTGTTTTTACAAG GTTCTTAACGAAAAACAACGTCTACAAGCCCTAGGAAATGAATACAATTTTGATCATCCGGATGCGTTTGATATGGATCTCTTGTTGGAAGTAATGAAAAAATTGAAGGAAGGTCGTAAAGTTGAAGTACCCGTTTACAATTTTGTCACACACTCTCGGGAAGCAAATACC AAAACAATGTATGGAGCCAATGTGATTATATTTGAGGGTATTCTGGTTTTCCACAGTttggaaatattaaaattaatggaTATGAAAATCTTCGTCGATACGGATCCCGATATACGTCTTGCACGACGTTTAAAGAG AGATATTTCTCAGCGAGGACGTGATCTGAAAGGAGTGCTAAAACAGTATCTGAATATGGTGAAACCTTCTTATGCTAATTACATAGCGCCAACTATGGCGCATGCTGATATTATAGTGCCACGaggtggtgaaaataaggtcgCCATTCACCTTATTGTTCAACACGTGCACACACAACTGCAATTG CGAGGTTTCAAACTACGTGAAGCTCTGGCCAACTCCTATAATGATCAACCAATGCCAAATTCATTACACTTGCTCCCAGCTACTCCACAAATTAAAGGTCTACATACATTTATACGATGCAAAAACACATCCAGAGACGAGTTTATATTCTATTCTAAAAGACTCATACGTCTGGTCATCGAATACGCATTGAGTTTATTTCCTTTCAAGGACGCAGTCGTAGAGACACCACAGGGTGTTTTGTATGAAGGGAAACGAATGGACTCTTACAAAATATGCGGAGTTTCGATATTAAGAGCAGGTGAAACTATGGAGCAAGCTATTTGCGATGTTTGCAAAGATATTCGTATAGGCAAAATTCTAATACAGACCAACAAAGAGACCGAGGAGCCCGAGTTGTACTACCTTCGTTTGCcaaaagatataagagaataCAAAGTAATACTGATGGATGCTACGGTAGCCACGGGGGCTGCTGCTATGATGGCGATACGGGTTCTGCTAGATCACGAtgtaaaagaagaaaatattatGCTGGCTTCACTGCTAATGGCTGAAATTGGAGTACACAGTATAGCATATGCCTTTCCCAAGGTAAAAATTGTTACTTCGGCGTTAGATCCAGAAATAAATGACAAGTTTTATGTGATACCTGGCATTGGTAATTTTGGTGACCGCTACTTTGGCACAGAACCATCTGAGGATTTTTATTAG
- the LOC106092258 gene encoding threonylcarbamoyladenosine tRNA methylthiotransferase: MVDLDENDIADIEDLISSEDIKPKERYKNKKNVTLRARKKANQSAATDTSETAPILESVVPGTQKIYLRTWGCSHNNSDSEYMAGQLAAYGYQLTENASDAHLWLLNSCTVKNPSEDTFRNEIENGVRTGKHVVVAGCVPQGAPKSNYLKGLSVIGVQQIDRVVEVVEETLKGHSVRLLQNKKEDGHRIAGAKLALPKVRKNPLIEIIAINTGCLNQCTYCKTKHARGDLASYSPNEIVDRAKQAFEEGVCEIWLTSEDTGAYGRDIGSSLPELLWKLVEVIPENCMLRVGMTNPPYILEHLNEISKILLHPRVYSFLHVPVQSGSDAVLADMKREYCRSDFEHVVDFLKERVEGLTIATDIICGFPSETEKDFEETMNMCEKYRFPSLFINQFFPRPGTPAAKMARIPADLVKRRTKRLTELFNSYTPYAGREGQVYNVLVTEISHDTLHYVGHNKSYEQILLPMKKNLLGKSVRVCITSSTKFSMVGEILDNEQNWTECSQLTSKSTNVGINLGTCAIKNAPKDKLGIALLFGIIAFVLQFIWKRFW, encoded by the coding sequence atggttGATCTGGATGAAAATGACATAGCAGACATAGaggacttgatttcttcagaAGATATTAAGCCGAAGGAAAGgtataagaataaaaaaaatgtaactcTCAGAGCTAGAAAAAAGGCAAATCAATCAGCTGCTACTGACACATCGGAAACTGCTCCAATCCTGGAAAGTGTTGTTCCAGGAACGCAAAAGATTTATCTCCGAACATGGGGCTGTTCCCATAACAACTCAGATAGTGAGTATATGGCTGGACAATTAGCTGCTTATGGATACCAACTCACAGAAAATGCTTCGGATGCTCATCTATGGTTACTGAACAGCTGCACTGTTAAGAACCCATCAGAGGACACGTTTCGTAATGAAATTGAGAACGGTGTACGCACAGGAAAGCATGTGGTTGTAGCTGGATGTGTTCCACAAGGTGCTCCCAAATCAAATTATTTAAAGGGTCTCTCCGTCATTGGTGTACAACAAATTGACAGAGTAGTTGAGGTAGTAGAAGAGACGCTTAAAGGCCACAGCGTTCGTTTACTACAGAACAAAAAAGAGGACGGGCACCGGATTGCTGGGGCTAAGCTTGCACTGCCAAAAGTCAGAAAAAATCCACTAATCGAAATAATTGCAATTAACACGGGTTGCCTAAATCAATGTACATATTGCAAAACTAAGCACGCCAGGGGAGATTTAGCCAGTTATTCGCCGAATGAGATAGTAGATCGAGCCAAACAGGCTTTTGAAGAAGGTGTATGTGAAATATGGCTCACATCAGAGGACACGGGAGCCTATGGTAGAGACATTGGCAGTTCATTGCCTGAGCTTTTATGGAAACTCGTCGAAGTTATTCCCGAAAACTGCATGCTTCGTGTTGGTATGACAAATCCACCGTATATTTTGGagcatttaaatgaaatatccaAAATACTATTACATCCAAGAGTGTATTCTTTCCTACATGTACCTGTTCAAAGCGGTAGCGATGCGGTATTGGCGGATATGAAACGCGAATATTGTCGAAGCGATTTTGAACATGTAgttgattttttaaaggaaagagTAGAAGGCTTGACGATCGCAACTGACATTATCTGTGGCTTTCCCTCCGAAACAGAAAAAGATTTTGAGGAGACCATGAACATGTGCGAGAAGTATCGCTTTCCGTCtctatttattaaccaattttttccCCGTCCCGGTACACCGGCTGCTAAAATGGCTCGAATTCCTGCAGATTTGGTGAAGAGGCGCACTAAACGTTTAACAGAACTATTTAACAGTTATACTCCCTACGCTGGTCGCGAGGGACAAGTTTACAACGTGCTTGTAACAGAAATTTCGCATGATACTTTGCATTATGTGGGACATAATAAGAGCTACGAACAAATTCTTTTGCCCATGAAGAAAAATTTGCTTGGTAAATCGGTTAGGGTTTGCATTACTAGTTCAACCAAATTTAGTATGGTTGGTGAGATCTTAGATAATGAACAGAACTGGACTGAATGCAGTCAACTCACTTCCAAATCTACAAATGTGGGGATTAATCTTGGCACGTGTGCAATCAAGAACGCACCAAAAGACAAATTGGGTATTGCACTACTTTTTGGAATTATCGCGTTTGTTTTACAGTTCATCTGGAAACGATTTTGGTAG